Proteins from one Argopecten irradians isolate NY chromosome 15, Ai_NY, whole genome shotgun sequence genomic window:
- the LOC138309300 gene encoding hydroxymethylglutaryl-CoA lyase, mitochondrial-like codes for MVATETKIKFIDLLSEAGLPVIEATSFVSPKWVPQMADHTEVLEGIKRHPNVSYAALTPNLQGFKGAMNAKASEVAIFGAASESFSRKNINCSIADSLKRFEEVMKAAKELKVPVRGYVSCVLGCPYEGEVSPEKVAQVSKSMYDMGCYEISLGDTIGIGTPGGMKKMLAEVMKSVPVNRLAVHCHDTYGQALANIFAALQMGVSVVDSSVAGLGGCPYAKGASGNVSTQDVVYMLNGLNIKTGINIQKLLEAGQFISMAIDRPTHSKVAQAKKSSL; via the exons ATGGTGGCAACAGAAACAAAGATAAAGTTTATAGACCTATTGTCTGAGGCTGGCCTTCCTGTGATAGAAGCTACAAGTTTTGTGTCCCCAAAATGGGTACCACAG ATGGCAGATCATACAGAAGTTCTTGAAGGAATCAAACGACATCCAAATGTATCTTATGCTGCTCTCACACCCAATCTTCAAGGTTTTAAAGGAGCT ATGAATGCCAAGGCCTCAGAAGTAGCTATATTTGGAGCAGCCTCCGAGAGTTTTAGTAG aaaaaatatcaattgtaGTATAGCCGATAGCTTGAAACGATTTGAAGAAGTTATGAAGGCTGCAAAGGAGTTGAAAGTTCCTGTTCGAGG GTATGTTTCCTGTGTACTAGGATGTCCATACGAAGGAGAGGTGTCCCCAGAGAAAGTCGCACAA GTATCTAAGAGCATGTATGACATGGGTTGCTATGAGATATCCCTTGGTGACACAATTGGGATTGGTACGCCCGGTGGGATGAAGAAGATGCTTGCTGAGGTTATGAAGAGTGTCCCAGTCAATAGACTAGCTGTGCACTGTCATGATACCTATGGTCAAGCTTTGGCCAATATCTTTGCTGCTCTTCAG ATGGGGGTTTCAGTTGTAGACAGTTCAGTCGCAGGCCTTGGTGGCTGTCCATACGCTAAGGGAGCCAGTGGGAACGTCTCCACACAGGATGTCGTGTACATGTTGAATGGTCTCAATATCAAAACG GGAATAAATATACAGAAATTGCTGGAGGCAGGACAATTCATCTCCATGGCGATAGATCGGCCCACACATTCCAAGGTCGCACAGGCCAAGAAGTCAAGTTTATGA